One stretch of Zingiber officinale cultivar Zhangliang chromosome 6B, Zo_v1.1, whole genome shotgun sequence DNA includes these proteins:
- the LOC121990981 gene encoding uncharacterized protein LOC121990981: MKGVMRFGKKGKLSPRFIGPFEILDRVGTLAYRVALPPNLAGVHNVFHVSMLRKYLSNPSHVLHFEPLRLAPNLSYEEKPTQILDRQERKLRNKVIKMVKVKWLNHSEEEATWETEEDMKSRYPDLFVSTETLPTAI, translated from the exons ATGAAGGgtgttatgagatttggtaaaaaGGGTAAGCTCAGTCCGAGATTTATTGGACCATTTGAAATTTTGGATAGAGTTGGAACCTTAGCATACAGAGTTGCCTTACCACCTAACCTTGCGGGAGTACacaatgttttccatgtatctatgcttcGCAAGTACTTGTCAAATCCATCGCATGTGTTGCACTTTGAACCTCTGCGACTCGCACCTAATCTGTCATACGAGGAAAAACCTACGCAAATTTTAGACCGACAAGAGAGGAAGCTACGGAACAAGGTGATAAAAATGGTCAAAGTCAAGTGGCTCAATCACTCGGAGGAGGAAgctacttgggagacagaggaaGACATGAAGAGTCGCTACCCAGACTTGTTCG TTTCTACTGAAACTTTGCCAACTGCAATTTGA